The Paenibacillus sp. BIC5C1 DNA segment GTTAAAGTAAATTATACATCTGGCAATCATCGAAAAGATAAGAAACCAGGACTATTAGATTTAAAGATAATAGAGATGATTAAATTAGAAAAATCTTTTCAATTGATTAAGCCAGTTCTTGTTTATGATGGAATAAAAACTATTGAACCCTTAAGGTTGGGAATGAACAAGGTCCATCACTTTTATATAGAACGAGTTATTTTATTAATAATAAATTATCTTAGTCAAGCAAAAAAGTCTAACTATTATTATAATGAAGCTCAATTTTTGTTAGGAAGTGTGCTCCCTAAACTGAGCAAGATGAACCGATATATGCCACAATATGCCAGTAAGGAAAAAGGTTTTAGAGCACTAGTAGGACCTATGGCAAATGCGCTATATTTCCCCGCACTATCTGTGGAAAATAACTTTTTCTCTCAATCAAAATTTCAGTTAAATAAGATTATAAATGCATGGAATGAATACTCTGGTAATTTAACTTCTACACAAAGTAGCACTAAATTAGATATTAAATCTGACTCTATTGATTATATATTTATTGATCCACCCTTTGGTGCAAATATTATGTATTCGGAGTTGAGTTTTCCTAGGGAGTCTTGGTTGGGAATACTTACCAATAATAATAAAGAAGCTATTGAAAATAAGGCACAAGGAAAAAAATTAACAGACTACACTAAGTTGATGCTGGAAAGCTTTAAGGAAGCCTATAGGATTCTAAAACCGAATAGGTGGATTACAGTTGAATTTTCAAATACACAAGCTAGTGTATGGAATGCAATTCAATATGCATTACAGGAATCTGGCTTTATTATTGCTAGTGTAGATGCGCTTAATAAGCAAAGGGGGGGATTTCATGCGATGATTACAACTACGGCTGTTAAACAAGATTTAGTTATATCAGCCTACAAACCTTCATTGGAAAATGTTAATAAGATGCTTTCTGAAAAGAATACCGTAAATTCAGCCTGGACTTTTGTAACACAACACTTACAACAATTACCTAAATTTCTTGGATCAAAAGGTGAGGCTTCAATTATTGCTGAAAGAACACCACGTATTTTATTTGACCGTATGGTGGCCTATCATGTTCAAAATGGATTGCCTGTACCAATTTCATCAGCTGAATTTCAAGAAGGCGTAGCACAGAGGTTCCCGATGCGTGATGGCATGGCATTCTTAGAATCTCAAGTTGCCGAATATGATAAAAAACGTACTCTTGTGAAAGAGTTTTCTCAAATGAGCTTGTTTGTATCTGATGAAAATAGTGCGATCGAGTGGATCCGTCAACAATTAATGAAAAAGCCCCAATCTCGTCAAGACTTACATCCTCAGTTTATGAAAGAAATCCAACACATTGCGAAACATGAGCAATTACCAGAATTAGATATTTTATTGCTACAAAATTTCCTGAGATATGAAAGCGAGGAATTAGTACCAGATCAAATTGCAGCATATCTACGTCGCAATTATCATGAA contains these protein-coding regions:
- a CDS encoding DNA methyltransferase; protein product: MTNHNDEQISFLYEQDKDEVDNKPVVCLGMTFKNEDERRNYFREELRKKLPELKLIEGFPIGEDEDVIALSDPPYYTACPNPWVNDFIEKWEKEKVNKHGRDLIEDYHREPFATDVSEGKNNTIYNAHSYHTKVPYRAIMRYILHYTKPGDIIFDGFCGSGMTGLASEMCESMDEIRSLGYRVKDGIVFDEDNVEFSQIGNRRSILNDLSPAATFISYNYNKKADKINSSQYLYSLLKRIEDEFSWLYTTFLQEEDEVCFSEEIQKIYNIEDLKSFIESHIDFLTTVNYLIWSENYICNSCFEIMTYWDANVNEDEQSVKKNLVCPNCGAEEEKKKLERVFQKNKDLVDGEVVSHPKLTPVKVNYTSGNHRKDKKPGLLDLKIIEMIKLEKSFQLIKPVLVYDGIKTIEPLRLGMNKVHHFYIERVILLIINYLSQAKKSNYYYNEAQFLLGSVLPKLSKMNRYMPQYASKEKGFRALVGPMANALYFPALSVENNFFSQSKFQLNKIINAWNEYSGNLTSTQSSTKLDIKSDSIDYIFIDPPFGANIMYSELSFPRESWLGILTNNNKEAIENKAQGKKLTDYTKLMLESFKEAYRILKPNRWITVEFSNTQASVWNAIQYALQESGFIIASVDALNKQRGGFHAMITTTAVKQDLVISAYKPSLENVNKMLSEKNTVNSAWTFVTQHLQQLPKFLGSKGEASIIAERTPRILFDRMVAYHVQNGLPVPISSAEFQEGVAQRFPMRDGMAFLESQVAEYDKKRTLVKEFSQMSLFVSDENSAIEWIRQQLMKKPQSRQDLHPQFMKEIQHIAKHEQLPELDILLLQNFLRYESEELVPDQIAAYLRRNYHEHRGSENDNYKLKEKAMNRWYVPDPNKQADLEKLREKTLIREFESYVEELSIHNKKIKQFRTEAIRAGFKKAWSEKKYHKIITVGDRLPESVIQEDDKLLMYYDNAQIRLEM